DNA from Prevotella sp. oral taxon 299 str. F0039:
AAAAGACCGTATTGTCAACCTTTTGGCTGTTGCTCTGTGTGAACCTCGTGCAAAATGGATTCACCATTCATTTTATACAGAACTTCGGGAAGATATGAAGAAGGTTGGTGTTACTTTCACACTCAAACAGAAGTTCTTTCTTTTCCTACTCAATCATAGTCTTCGTCGATTATATATTCTACTTTCAAAGAAGATACATAGTGGAGAATAAAGTGTAGAGGTTACCTCTATCAAGACGTTCTCATTTTCTCTATTTTACAAAATGTTTGCTTACTAACAAGATAATTTATACAGGTGTTGACGAGCTCAAAAAGTTGGTAAAAGTATTGCAGAAAGAATGTAGAAGTAAATGCTTCTGCTTAGAATAATAAAACACAAAGAGCCGTATCGAAACTCATTGTTAGAGTGGGATATGGTTCTTTGAAATACTGCAGAGAAAGAATAATCTCTCAATGAAACGATGTTGCCTTTGATTTGAAGTTTTGAAATATCTCCCCATATAGGAGCTAATGGGGGAAGAAAGAGTGATAAATAGGAGGAAAATGGAATCTATTTATATGTAAGGATTATATTCTTCTTATTATAGTTGGATAATAACCTTTCCTTGTGAGTGATGTGAGGTTACATCGTTCAATGCTTCTTCGGCTTGTTCTAATGTGTAAATGTTACCTATTTCTGGGCGTATTTTGCGAGTTTTGAGAATAGCAGATGCTTTATCTGGTTGTACTACATTTGAAGTAACTCTTCAAACGAAAAGTTATATACTTACTAATAGAAAGTTTATAAATATTGTTTAATGCCTTTAGAAGCAGTGAGGTTTAGGATGAAGCTTAGAGGTTTTAAGAGAAGTGATAGTCTTAATGTATTGAAATATGAATGATATCGTTTGGTATTTGCAATTAAGGATTCTTAGACAGTACATTTTTTTATTTGCTATATGTTAAGAGGACTAGATTCTTTTCCTCTATATAATATAAATAGGTGAAACTCTTTTTGTGGTTGATTTTTCCATTTGTGAATTAAAAAAGTGCATTTTTTTTGAATTTTCTCATATAATTATTTGGTTTGTGTTATAAAAAGTTGTACTTTTGCATCCGCTTTCGAGAGTAATCTCTGTTAGCAATAAAGATAGAGTTCTTTGAATAGATTTACATAAACAGACAAGTTAGTACAAGAGTCTTGTTGTTATTTTTTTACAACAGGGTATAAATACGAACCGTTAATTGATTATTCAATAAAGGTTATAAGGATAGTCGTTCTAAGTCAGAAAACATTCTCCTTTTGGGGAATAAATATAAGAAATTTTACAATGTAGAGTTTGATCCTGGCTCAGGATGAACGCTAGCTACAGGCTTAACACATGCAAGTCGAGGGGCAGCATGTTGGTTGCTTGCAACCAATGATGGCGACCGGCGCACGGGTGAGTAACGCGTATCCAACCTACCCAATACTCAGGCATAACCCGTTGAAAGACGGACTAATTCCTGATGGTATGTATTTTTCTCATGATTTATACATTAAAGAACTTCGGTATTGGATGGGGATGCGTCTGATTAGTTTGTTGGTGAGGTAACGGCTCACCAAGACATCGATCAGTAGGGGTTCTGAGAGGAAGGTCCCCCACATTGGAACTGAGACACGGTCCAAACTCCTACGGGAGGCAGCAGTGAGGAATATTGGTCAATGGATGGAAATCTGAACCAGCCAAGTAGCGTGCAGGATGACGGCCCTATGGGTTGTAAACTGCTTTTATGTGAGAATAAAGTTAGGTATGTATACTTATTTGCATGTATCACATGAATAAGGACCGGCTAATTCCGTGCCAGCAGCCGCGGTAATACGGAAGGTCCGGGCGTTATCCGGATTTATTGGGTTTAAAGGGTGCGTAGGCCGTTTGATAAGCGTGCTGTGAAATATAGTGGCTCAACCTCTATCGTGCAGCGCGAACTGTCGAACTTGAGTGCGTAGTAGGTAGGCGGAATTCGTGGTGTAGCGGTGAAATGCTTAGATATCACGAAGAACTCCGATTGCGAAGGCAGCTTACCGTAACGTTACTGACGCTTAAGCACGAAGGTGCGGGTATCGAACAGGATTAGATACCCTGGTAGTCCGCACAGTAAACGATGGATGCTCGCTGTTGGCCTTTTATGGTCAGTGGCTTAGCGAAAGCGTTAAGCATCCCACCTGGGGAGTACGCCGGCAACGGTGAAACTCAAAGGAATTGACGGGGGCCCGCACAAGCGGAGGAACATGTGGTTTAATTCGATGATACGCGAGGAACCTTACCCGGGCTTGAACTGCAGCTGAACGATTCAGAGATGATGAGGCCCTTCGGGGCAGCTGTGGAGGTGCTGCATGGTTGTCGTCAGCTCGTGCCGTGAGGTGTCGGCTTAAGTGCCATAACGAGCGCAACCCCTTTTCTTAGTTGCCATCAGGTAATGCTGGGCACTCTGGGAATACTGCCACCGTAAGGTGTGAGGAAGGTGGGGATGACGTCAAATCAGCACGGCCCTTACGTCCGGGGCTACACACGTGTTACAATGGCGCATACAGAATGTTGGTTTCATGCAAATGAGATCTAATCTTCAAAGTGCGTCTCAGTTCGGACTGGGGTCTGCAACCCGACCCCACGAAGCTGGATTCGCTAGTAATCGCGCATCAGCCATGGCGCGGTGAATACGTTCCCGGGCCTTGTACACACCGCCCGTCAAGCCATGAAAGCCGGGGGCGCCTAAAGTCCGTGACCGCAAGGGTCGGCCTAGGGTGAAACTGGTGATTGGGGCTAAGTCGTAACAAGGTAGCCGTACCGGAAGGTGCGGCTGGAACACCTCCTTTCTGGAGACGTCTATTATTTATAGCTTTATAGGTTATATGTATTTATAATCTTGTACTTACTTACTTGTCTTGTTTACAAGGGAAAAATGATGCTGGGCAAATCATTAGCCTTGGCACTTGAACTTAACCAGAACGAAGTCCTATAGCTCAGTTGGTTAGAGCGCCACACTGATAATGTGGAGGTCGGCAGTTCAAGTCTGCCTGGGACTACCTAAGATACAAGTTAACCCTTGGGGGATTAGCTCAGCTGGCTAGAGCACCTGCCTTGCACGCAGGGGGTCAACGGTTCGAATCCGTTATTCTCCACATGTATTATGAATTTGATTCGTAATAAATAAGATCTTTGACATATTGATACAAGCAAAACTGTAGATTAAACAAGAAATCAACAGCTGAAAGTATGAGTTAATCTTTTTTTAAGATAACTAAAGTTTAGAAAGTAATTAAGGGCGCATGGCGGATGCCTTGGCTCATGGAGGCGATGAAGGACGTGATAAGCTGCGATAAGCGACGGGTAGGTGCAAATAACCTTTGATCCGTTGATTTCCGAATGGGACAACCCAATTACCATAAGGTAATTATCATATATATGATATATGAGGCGAACCGAGGGAACTGAAACATCTTAGTACCTCGAGGAAGAGAAAATAAACTAATGATTCCCTTAGTAGTGGCGAGCGAACGGGGATTAGCCCAAACCAATGTTGTATTCTGCAATGTTGGGGTTGTAGGACTACGTTGTTGTACTTGAATTGCGAGAAGAATATACTGGAAAGTGTAGCCATAGCAGGTGAAAGCCCTTTATTCGAAGCATGCCAAGACATAGTAGTATCCTGAGTAGCGCGGGACACGTGTAATCCTGTGTGAATCTGCCGGGCCCATCCGGTAAGGCTAAATACTCCCATGAGACCGATAGCGTACCAGTACCGTGAGGGAAAGGTGAAAAGAACTTCGATAAGAAGAGTGAAATAGATCCTGAACCCATGCGCCTACAAGCGGTCGGAGCATTTTATGATGTGACGGCGTGCCTTTTGCATAATGAACCTACGAGTTACCGTCACTGGCAAGGTTAATCCTCTTAAGTGGAGCAACCGCAGTGAAAGCGAGCCTTAACAGGGCGTTGAGTCAGTGGTGGTAGACGCGAAACCAAGTGATCTACACTTGTCCAGGATGAAGTTCCGGTAACACGGAATGGAGGTCCGAACCAATAAGCGTTGAAAAGCTTCTGGATGAGGTGAGTGTAGGAGTGAAAGGCCAATCAAACTTGGAGATAGCTCGTACTCCCCGAAAGGCATTTAGGTGCCGCGTACGATGATTAACGTAAGAGGTAGAGCGACCGATAGGTCAAGAGGGCTTCACCGCCTATCGAGACCTGACGAACTCCGAATGCTTACGCTTTGCAGTCGTGCAGTAAGGGGGCGGGTGCTAAGGTCCGTCCCCGAGAGGAGAAGAATCCAGACCGTCGTTTAAGGTCCCCAAATTCTGTCTAAGTTAGTCTAACGAAGTCTGGTCCCCATGACAGCCAGGATGTTGGCTTGGAAGCAGCCATTCATTTAAAGAGTGCGTAACAGCTCACTGGTCGAGGGTCCGGGCATGGATAATAATCGGGTATAAGGCAGATACCGAAGGCGCGGGATAGTATTTAAAAAAGTATCGGTAGGGGAGCATTCCATTGACGTTGAATGATATAGGACAACTATATCTGGAGTTTATGGAAAAGCAAATGTAGGTATAAGTAACGATAAGGAGGGTAAGATTCCCTCCCGCCGCAAGACCAAGGTTTCCCGGGCAATGTCAATCACCCCGGGGTTAGTCGGGTCCTAAGTCTCAGCCGAATGGCGATGGCGATGGTAGAAACGGTTAATATTCCGTTACTGCTTTAATGAGTGATGGGCAGACGAAGAAGTGACACCACCGCGAGGCGACGGAAGTCCTCGTTAAAGAGTGTAGGAGTTGATGATTGCAGGTAAATCCACAATCAGATCCGAACTTGATAGTATGGTTTTCTCCTCGGAGTAAACCAATAGTGTGGGTAATCCTGCTTCCAAGAAAATGCTCTAAACATATTGTTAAAGCACCCGTACCGTAAACGGACACACGTAGTCGGGTAGAATATACTAAGGCGTTGAGAGATTCATGGTTAAGGAACTAGGCAAATTGACCCCGTAACTTCGGGATAAGGGGTCCTCTTACTGTAATGGTATTGAGGCGCAGAGAATCGGTCCAGGCAACTGTTTAACAAAAACACAGGGCTGTGCTAACTCGAAAGATGATGTATACAGTCTGACACCTGCCCGGTGCTGGAAGGTTAAGAGGAGAGCTTATTCTTCGGAAGAAGGTTTGAATTGAAGCCCCAGTAAACGGCGGCCGTAACTATAACGGTCCTAAGGTAGCGAAATTCCTTGTCGGGTAAGTTCCGACCTGCACGAATGGTGTAATGATCTGGACACTGTCTCAACCATGATCTCAGTGAAATTGTAGTATCGGTGAAGATGCCGATTACCCGCGATGGGACGAAAAGACCCCGTGAACCTTTACTACAGCTTAGCATTGACCTTGGTCATCCGATGTGTAGGATAGGCCGGAGGCTTTGAAGGGGGTGCGCCAGCACTCTTGGAGCCATCCTTGAAATACGGCCCTTTGGCTGTCTGAGGTCTAACTCGTGATTAACGAGGACATTGTTTGGTGGGTAGTTTGACTGGGGTGGTCGCCTCCAAAAGCGTAACGGAGGCTTCCAAAGGTACCCTCAGGTCGATTGGTAACCGACCTATTAGAGTGCAATGGCATAAGGGTGCTTGACTGAGAGGCAGACATGCCGAGCAGGTAGGAAACTAGGGCATAGTGATCCGGCGGATGTGTATGGAAACTCCGTCGCTCAAAGGATAAAAGGTACTCCGGGGATAACAGGCTGATCCCCCCCAAGAGCTCATATCGACGGGGTGGTTTGGCACCTCGATGTCGGCTCGTCACATCCTGGGGCTGGAGAAGGTCCCAAGGGTTGGGCTGTTCGCCCATTAAAGTGGCACGCGAGCTGGGTTCAGAACGTCGTGAGACAGTTCGGTCTCTATCTATCGCGGGCGTTGGAGTTTTGCGTGGAGCCGTCACTAGTACGAGAGGACCGTGATGGACAGACCTCCGGTTTACCAGTTGTTCCGCCAGGGGCACCGCTGGGTATCCGAGTCTGGTTTGGATAAGCGCTGAAAGCATCTAAGTGCGAAGCCATCCGCAAGATTAGAACTCCTTTGAGGGTCGTTGTAGACGACGACGTTGATAGGGTGTAGGTGTAAAGACAGTGATGTCAAAGCCGAGCACTACTAATTGCCCAAAGCTTTCAGACACAGATTATTTTCATCCGTTTTGATTTATTTAATCATACATTTTGCTTGTAGATATGTTATAGATGTTATAAAGAAATATCAGGCGGTTATAGCGGTGGTGTTCCACCTCTTCCCATTCCGAACAGAGAAGTTAAGCCCACTTGCGCCGATGGTACTGCAATGCAATGCGGGAGAGTAGGTAGCTGCCTTTTTTATTAAAGAGAGTTTAATTGAGTAATCAGTTAAGCTCTCTTTTTTGTTTAATAGGTTTTATTAAACACTAATTTAGCTACGAATTAAACCTAAAGAACAGGATGGAAATTACCACTACGACTACGAGGATACGAAGAGAAAATTCTAAAGCATGACTATACCAATGATGAGAATGAAAACTATTACATTGTTCGTGTGCGTTCTTGCTGATAAATAAATCCTATTCATGTCTCACAAGAGAATTAAAGATTAAAGACTGAAGAGTTCGAAAAGCCTTATTACTGCTTGTGTAATTCGAAATAATTTCCGAAATTTGTGAATGCAAAGTTCCTTTTTGTTATTATTTTTTACTTATATAACGATAAAAAGTATGGGTTTACGCACTTTTTTAGGACACTAGCTTTGTAATATTTTTTATACCTTTGCAACGAAAAAAAACGATAGCCTATGAGCAAATAAACAGACAAAAGGCATATAGATAAAAAGTGTTAGCTTGCATTCTTGTTCTTGAAATTTGCCAAATAAATTAAAGAGCCATGAGAGTAAAAGTTGATGCTCACGTTAAACGGCGTGAGCTCTTACTCGTTAAAGTGGGGTAGGTGTTTGGCGGATGCCTCCAGAACGGAAGCGAAGTAATCAGTCCATGCTTTTTATTTGTCTATATCACCCACTTTTAAGGACTAAATAACAAATCATAAATGTAAAAAAATAAAAATAATGAAGAAAAATCTAACAATGTCCTTCCTTGTCGTAGCGGTGATGGGCACAATACTAACTGTCCTATCTTGTAGCAAGGGCGACAACGAACCCGAAACCGTCGCTGTGGTAAATCCTCAAAAAGTATTTATGAGTGGATTGCCCAAGAGTGTAGCGGGCATGACCATTCAGACAAACGAAAAAGGACAAATCATATCCATGAAGTCTGCAGACAAAAATATTATATTCAAGTACACAGAAGCGGTGACACGCTCTATAGCCCCGTCTCCAGATGTCATCATGACTGTAACGGGAAGGGATATCAACAAAGTTGTCTGCAACCTGTATCTTAATAAAGATGGATATGTCCTGAAATGCGATAAAATAGACTACTACTACGAAGACAGACCAGAAACCAACCATATGTATAATTTTTCATACGACCGTGACGGGCATCTCGTAGAGGCCACCATCAAGGGCGGAGAAGAGGTCTGGAGTTGGATATACGAAAACGGGGATATCACAAGAGTAGAAAGGACTGATCATGGCGAGAAGGACGATGAACCTTGGAAACTCTATTACACATCCGCGAGTCATTTGTCTCCCATCGTTAACAAAGGTTACCTGATGCTGTTTAACGAAAATATACCGGCAGACCTTAACGAACTATCCTTTGCTTACTTTGCAGGTATGCTCGGTACATCAACCAAGCATCTGTCTCTCCGTGTTGTAACAGGGGGGGGGGAAAGTAATTTCAGCTGGACACTGAATGAATCAAGATACCCAACTTCACTGAAGTTCATAAATCACAGAGGCAGAACTGAAAACTACTCATTTGTTTGGTAAGCAAGTAGATAGAACCATCCACAATCCTATGCATAGGAGCATTCTATTAAAAGCTGGCGACCTCCAACAGAAGAACTCGTCAGCTTTTTTCTGACTGCACGACGGCTTTCTTCATAGTTGCAATATCGTTGTAAATATAATGGGTGAATTGTTTGCACAATACCGTATTTATCACTATCTTCGTAATTAGAGAGAAATATTTCGGTACTCTTCTAAAAGTGTGTAAGATAAAATTTCTTTTCTTCGTTTATTATTCATATTTCTTTGTTGTTGTTCCAAAATTTCCATTGATGAATTTTCCTTGTGTATGTTGTTTTTGTTCCTTCCATCTCTACACTTGCTAAGAGCAAAAGTGCTGACTTATTTGATTGTATTGAACTTCTCATTTTTATTGTTCTCTTGTATTTTCTATTGAGTCTTTCAATCCAATTTGTCGTATATGCACCTTTGTACTTGTATTGGAAAGATCATATAAGTAAAGTAAGCGATGTTTCGATCGGCCTTATACTTTTTCAATATTGGGTATTTCTTTTCCCATTTGGCTACAAAAGTAATAAATTGTTCATATCCCAACTAAGATTTCATCTCTTTGTTTTCTAAAGGAAAGACCTCATTAAGTTCTTCTGCCATCTGTGGTTTATCTTTATGTGAGACACAATTTAGTATTTGTCGCTTAATATGAGCTACGCAAAACTGATGAGATGCCTTGGGGAAAGTTGCACAAACAGCATTTTCTATTCCTTGAAGTGCATCAGATACTACTAAGTCTATTTGAGCAACTCCTCGTTCTTTCAGCATTTCAAGCTCTTCCTTCCAGCATATAGCTCCCTCACTGGGATTTGTAATTGTGTAAGTTCCATTATTTCTTTATTTTAATGTTTCCAAATACAAAGATAAGAAAAATATGGGCTTACACATTTTTTAAAGACAGTACCTCCATATGTCCTTATAAACGTAACTAATGTTGCAATATATATAAGGAAGAAAGAAGAGACATTCTTTTTATTACAAGGTGTTCCTCTAAAGTAGTCTATCCTAGACTTACTTGTTAAACCGATTTTATTCGCTTCTAAAGCCTATTTTTTTTATTCTGTGTAACCCTCATTCGTGCAGAGTAACCATCTTAAAGAGGGAATAAAATGAGACAGAAGCGATATAAACGATGTGTTGATAGGATATAGATATATGTAAACAGAAAATCAAAAGGTCTATAAGCAACTAAAATACCAGTGTAGGTAAAAGTAAGGGACAAAAATAAAACTAGGAATAACCATTGTTGGCTATCCCTAGTTGCGTTGTATCTTTGATAAAGATAGGCTTTGTGTTTCTTAGAATCTCACTTGAAGATTACTGAAACATTCGCCCAGTTTCTTTAAGAAATGACGACCTGTAGCTGCTGCTATAAGCTTCTTATTGAAAGGATAGAGCGAATATTTTTCTTGAGTTGGATAGAACTCAGTGCATAACTCCAATTCTCTAGTTCCCGATTCGCTTGGAATAGAGAGTGTAAAGAAAGCCGCATTTTTGATCAATTGTTTGCTTGCTGCTTGATTCTCTTTAGGGAAGATCTTAGCATTAGCTAAGCGGTCATTGTCAAAAAGATAGTGATTTTTTACCTCATCATCTTTGTCAAGCTCAATAACGTGTAAGCCGTCTTCGGCTAAAAATAAAGGAGTTGCAACATAAACAGTTCTAAATTTCACCATACCCAATGTAAGTAAGCTATACAGATAGTTTTTTACACCATTCTTCATGTGCTCTTTTGTGTCAGGAGCGTGAAATAAACAACTTACAGCAATAAGTTTTTTGCCATTTAAATGCTTTATGTAGTCTCCCATTTCTGACGTATAGAACTCTTTAATTTCTTGTTCGCTTGTGTTCTTAATGCGGTTATCTAAGTCTTCTATAGTACCTTTAGCACTAAAGAACTTGCTGTAGAGAAAACTAAAAGAGAATGCTACTACGATAAATACTGCAATAATGATAATTTGAGTTGTTGGCATAATAATAAATGTTTTATGTTAAGTTTATAATTTTATTGGTTCTTTTATTTCATCTTCGGTCTTGATGAAAGGAATTCCTAAGACAAATGCGAGTACTAGGAACAATACAGCCTTGCCACCCCAGCGTTTATACCAGCCAATTTTTGTCAATTTTTCTTTGTTAAGACCTTTTTCTTTAAGATATTCGTCCAAGAACTTTTTTTGTTCAGTTGTTGTTGGCTCGTAAATCATATCGTTTTCTGCATCGTAAAAAACAAGTTTTGGCTCGTTAACAACATAAAGAGGAAGAATGTAAGCGATGTCAAATAGCTTGTAGTAACGTGCAATATCCAATTTTACATCATCTTGATAGATACTGTCTTTTTCAGGAGTTCGATAAACAACATCTACGATTTCACGAGTGCCTACAGGGATTTTAGCTCTTGCTTCACTCTTATTTGGCATAAAAAGGAAAAGAAGTGTTAACACCAAAGCATAACAAAAAAAATGTGTATTCTTTTTCATTTGTTCTTTGTGTATAAAACATGAAACTTAATTTTATTTGTACAAATATAATAAAAATAATAAGATTTTCTATACGAATCTGGTATTTTTGTATTGTTTTTTTTTTTTTGTATTTTTAATAAAACGCCAATATTGTTAATGAGTACTTTATTAGAGGAAGACAAAGACTGATATTTAGGAGAATAGAAGGGTATTTTCATCGTCTTGTATACTGAAAATACTTATCTTTCTCAGATGACACACGTAGGTATTAGTGCGGTTATATGAACTTAAAACGTAGTTCAGGGCACTTTTAAAAATAGGTTTCCATCACTTCATACAAAGAATAAGAATCCCATTTGCCCACATAAGATGGCACAGCTTGTGCAAAACTTACATGAGGATTTTGCATCATCAACAAGCTTGGAGAGGTCTTTGCAAATCATTTTTTCGGCAAACCATAGCATTCCTTCATTCTTTTGGTCAAACTCTTCGAGGCAAATTGTTTAGCCTTTATAAAAGTAACAATATTCAAGTAATCGGTTGTAGGTCATAATTGTCTGTGTTAGTACGTTATTTTATTGATATGTAAAGATACAAAAAAATGATTGAAAGCAGAACAGACAGCTACCAATAAAACAATTTCTTGATGCATTACGAACAATAATTGTTCTTACTTTTGAAGAACATTCTTTCCCTTTCATTCCTTTCAAACATTCTTTGTCTTCTCACATAGTAAAGCATAGGTATTTAAGTGTTGCTTTTCTTTAATGTAAAAGCAGTCGTTTTGACCTTAAAAAGCAATGCTATTGTATGTTAAAAGCATTGAGTTTACTGTGTGATTGCATCGAGTTTATAAGAAAGGACAAAGGCAATTGGATAAGAAGCTAAACAAATTAGTTTTGAATCTCGTTAAATATAGAGTGTAGGGTTAGGGCATTCTGCTCTAAATAGTGGTTCCTAACGATTTGAATAAGATGAATTCGCTCGCTGTAAGTTGTCTATTAAAGGGGGAGAGGAATAGGTTTTGCTCCACTGATTAATTCTTTCTCTTTGTAGATGTTTTGGTGGTTACAGAGTCTTTACATCTTTATTGTAAGGTGCTCCAAGGGTTTTTGAGGTGAATGGGTAATCTGCTTGAAGAAAAAGAAAAGGCGATGTAAAATGCGAATGGTTAGCAGTTGCCTATAAAAGAAGAAGGAGATGCTATTTAATTGTTATAGCATCTCCTTTTAATTGTCTTCTGTGCATTGTTTATTTGCACCTTTTCTAGGTTTGTTTATCTGCCTTTCAATGCTTCACAAACAATGGTGTTGTGTTGAAATAGTAGGGCAAGTAAAAGCTATTTATTAGAATTCTGCGCTCTTAGGAGTACGTGGGAAAGGAATAACGTCACGGATATTCTGCATTCCTGTTACGAAAAGAATAAGACGTTCGAAGCCCAATCCGAATCCACCATGAGGACAACTTCCGTATTTGCGTGTATCAAGATACCACCACATATCCTTCATTGGTATTCCTCTTGTTTCGATTTCGTTCACCAACTTGTCGTAGCTTTCTTCACGAACACTACCTCCAATGATCTCACCAATTTGTGGGAAGAGCACGTCTGTACCTTGAACTGTTTTACCATCTTCGTTGATCTTCATATAGAAAGCCTTGATGTCTTTTGGATAGTCGCACATAATAACAGGCTTTT
Protein-coding regions in this window:
- a CDS encoding zinc-binding dehydrogenase, with product MLKTRKIRPEIGNIYTLEQAEEALNDVTSHHSQGKVIIQL
- a CDS encoding DUF4595 domain-containing protein: MKKNLTMSFLVVAVMGTILTVLSCSKGDNEPETVAVVNPQKVFMSGLPKSVAGMTIQTNEKGQIISMKSADKNIIFKYTEAVTRSIAPSPDVIMTVTGRDINKVVCNLYLNKDGYVLKCDKIDYYYEDRPETNHMYNFSYDRDGHLVEATIKGGEEVWSWIYENGDITRVERTDHGEKDDEPWKLYYTSASHLSPIVNKGYLMLFNENIPADLNELSFAYFAGMLGTSTKHLSLRVVTGGGESNFSWTLNESRYPTSLKFINHRGRTENYSFVW
- a CDS encoding transposase, translating into MLKERGVAQIDLVVSDALQGIENAVCATFPKASHQFCVAHIKRQILNCVSHKDKPQMAEELNEVFPLENKEMKS